In a single window of the Salmo trutta chromosome 23, fSalTru1.1, whole genome shotgun sequence genome:
- the LOC115159722 gene encoding proteinase-activated receptor 3 has product MGKLVFFLLVSSLLLDVTFQSKGKKARKSKRNITEVVNPRTFRGEIIQSKSVSLPNATQQTQTQQAPHSTPLLSPSALTPPALRLRSNDTAAYLAGPLSTRVIPCVYVLAVVVGIPANVAILSAVATKVRTVSSTILYCSLAVSDLFLLLSLVFKAHYHLHGNHWMFGEAACRIVTACFYGNLYCSAHTLACLSIKRYLAVVHPFLYKSLPKRACTVWASLAVWGVFGAAVVPKLLVRQSYHLPQLGLTTCHDVLPRDYSSHAPLLYYNLGLTILGLLVPLVVTAVCYTWIIRELNRSHHDWTLYVKASSLVFVIFVACFGPAATLHFLHYVHLLEGGEESFYGYFKVAVCLCCLHACLDPFLFLLMSKSAGSKLYFMTLKGKTLNIST; this is encoded by the exons ATGGGGAAACTGGTGTTTTTTTTACTTGTTTCATCTCTTTTGCTGGATGTGACCTTTCAATCCAAAG GAAAAAAAGCCAGGAAATCCAAGAGGAACATCACTGAAGTGGTAAATCCCAGAACATTTAGAGGAGAAATCATCCAGTCaaagtctgtctctctccctaatGCCAcccaacagacacagacacaacaagCACCCCATTCTactcccctcctcagcccctctGCCCTTACCCCTCCGGCGCTGCGGTTGCGAAGCAATGACACAGCGGCGTATCTTGCCGGCCCGCTGAGCACACGGGTCATACCCTGCGTTTACGTACTGGCCGTTGTCGTGGGAATCCCAGCCAACGTTGCCATCTTGTCTGCCGTGGCCACTAAAGTCAGGACAGTGTCGTCAACCATCCTCTACTGCAGCCTGGCCGTCTccgacctcttcctcctcctctccctcgtcTTCAAGGCCCACTACCATCTCCACGGCAACCACTGGATGTTCGGCGAGGCTGCCTGCCGCATTGTCACGGCCTGTTTCTACGGCAACCTCTACTGCTCGGCCCACACGCTAGCCTGCCTTAGCATCAAGCGCTACCTGGCTGTGGTGCACCCCTTCCTCTACAAGAGCCTTCCCAAGAGGGCGTGCACCGTTTGGGCCAGTCTGGCTGTGTGGGGGGTGTTTGGGGCTGCCGTTGTACCTAAACTCCTGGTCCGTCAGAGCTACCACCTACCCCAGCTCGGCCTCACCACCTGCCATGATGTACTCCCCCGGGACTACAGCTCCCATGCTCCTCTGCTCTACTACAATCTGGGCCTGACAATCCTGGGTCTATTAGTCCCCCTGGTGGTCACGGCTGTGTGTTACACATGGATCATCCGAGAACTCAACCGCTCGCACCACGACTGGACACTGTATGTCAAGGCCAGCTCACTGGTGTTTGTGATCTTTGTGGCATGTTTCGGCCCCGCCGCGACCCTCCACTTCCTGCATTACGTACACCTGTTGGAGGGCGGAGAGGAGAGCTTCTATGGCTACTTCAAAGTAGCGGTGTGTCTGTGctgcctgcatgcctgcctggacccgttcctcttcctcctcatgtcAAAATCAGCCGGATCCAAACTCTACTTCATGACCCTCAAGGGGAAGACACTGAACATCTCCACCTGA